A single window of Leclercia adecarboxylata DNA harbors:
- a CDS encoding molecular chaperone: MNEFSILCRVLGSLYYRQPQDPLLVPLFTLIREGKLAQSWPLEQDELLLRLQNSCDMQQIAADYNALFVGEECRVSPYRSAWEEGATEAEVRAFLSSRGMPLTDTPADHIGTLLLAASWIEDHAAEDENEALETLFGEYILPWCGAFLGKVEAHAASPFWRTMAPLTRDAVAAMWDELQEENEE; encoded by the coding sequence ATGAACGAGTTTTCCATCCTCTGCCGCGTACTGGGTTCCCTCTACTATCGTCAGCCGCAGGATCCGCTGCTGGTGCCGCTGTTTACCCTGATCCGCGAAGGCAAGCTGGCCCAGAGCTGGCCGCTTGAGCAGGATGAGCTGCTGCTGCGTCTGCAAAACAGCTGCGACATGCAGCAGATTGCAGCCGATTACAATGCGCTGTTTGTCGGGGAAGAGTGTCGCGTGTCGCCTTATCGCTCCGCCTGGGAAGAGGGGGCTACCGAAGCTGAAGTACGTGCGTTTCTCTCTTCACGCGGTATGCCGCTGACCGATACGCCAGCCGATCATATCGGCACGCTGCTGCTGGCGGCATCGTGGATTGAAGATCACGCGGCAGAAGACGAAAACGAGGCGCTGGAAACGCTCTTTGGGGAGTACATTTTACCCTGGTGTGGGGCGTTTCTCGGCAAGGTAGAGGCGCATGCTGCGTCGCCGTTCTGGCGCACTATGGCACCTCTCACCCGCGACGCCGTTGCCGCTATGTGGGACGAACTGCAGGAAGAGAATGAAGAGTGA
- a CDS encoding DUF1097 domain-containing protein yields MNILLSIAITTGILSGIWGWVAVSLGLLSWAGFLGCTAYFACPQGGVKGLFISACTLISGVVWAMIIIHGSALAPHLEIVGYVMTGVVAFLMCIQAKHLLLSFVPGTFMGACATFAGQGDWRLVVPSLALGLVFGYAMKNSGLWLAARRDRTRNVTALSK; encoded by the coding sequence ATGAACATATTACTTTCTATTGCAATCACAACAGGGATCCTCTCCGGCATATGGGGATGGGTCGCCGTCTCCCTTGGCCTCCTGAGCTGGGCGGGTTTTCTGGGCTGCACGGCCTATTTCGCCTGTCCACAGGGTGGCGTGAAGGGGTTGTTTATCTCGGCGTGTACGCTGATCAGCGGTGTGGTGTGGGCAATGATTATTATCCACGGCAGCGCGCTGGCACCCCATCTGGAGATTGTCGGCTACGTCATGACCGGCGTGGTGGCGTTTTTGATGTGTATCCAGGCGAAACATCTGCTGCTGTCGTTTGTACCCGGCACCTTTATGGGCGCCTGCGCCACCTTTGCAGGGCAGGGGGACTGGCGGCTGGTGGTTCCTTCGCTGGCCTTAGGGCTGGTGTTTGGCTACGCGATGAAAAACAGCGGCCTGTGGCTGGCGGCGCGCAGGGACAGGACGCGAAACGTCACGGCGTTAAGCAAATAA
- the csgG gene encoding curli production assembly/transport protein CsgG, giving the protein MQRFLILVAVCLLSGCLTAPPKQAAKPTLMPRAQSYRDLTQLPLPTGKIYVSVYNIQDETGQFKPYPASNFSTAVPQSATAMLVTALKDSRWFIPLERQGLQNLLNERKIIRAAQDNGTVAMNNRIPLHSLTAANVMVEGSIIGYESNVKSGGVGARYFGIGGDTQYQLDQIAVNLRVVNVSTGEILSSVTTSKTILSYEVQAGVFRFIDYQRLLEGEIGYTSNEPVMLCLMSAIETGVIFLINDGIDRGLWDLQNKNEVKNDVLVKYREMSSPPES; this is encoded by the coding sequence ATGCAGCGCTTTCTCATACTTGTTGCAGTATGCTTATTGAGCGGTTGTTTAACTGCTCCCCCGAAACAGGCGGCAAAACCGACATTAATGCCTCGCGCCCAAAGCTATCGTGATTTAACCCAGTTACCACTGCCAACGGGTAAAATCTACGTGTCGGTTTACAATATTCAGGATGAAACGGGTCAATTTAAACCTTATCCGGCAAGTAACTTCTCCACTGCTGTCCCGCAAAGCGCCACCGCGATGCTGGTCACGGCGTTAAAAGATTCTCGCTGGTTTATTCCTCTGGAACGCCAGGGGCTGCAAAACCTGCTCAACGAACGCAAAATCATTCGTGCAGCGCAGGATAACGGCACCGTGGCGATGAACAACCGTATTCCGTTGCACTCACTCACGGCGGCAAACGTCATGGTTGAAGGCTCGATTATCGGTTACGAAAGTAATGTGAAATCGGGGGGCGTGGGGGCGCGCTACTTCGGTATCGGCGGTGACACCCAGTACCAGCTTGACCAGATCGCGGTGAACCTGCGTGTGGTCAACGTCAGTACCGGGGAGATCTTATCCTCCGTCACCACCAGCAAAACGATTCTCTCTTACGAGGTTCAGGCCGGGGTCTTCCGCTTTATCGACTACCAGCGACTGCTGGAAGGCGAAATCGGCTATACCTCGAACGAACCGGTGATGCTGTGCCTGATGTCGGCTATCGAAACCGGGGTAATCTTCCTGATTAACGACGGTATCGATCGCGGCCTGTGGGACCTGCAAAACAAGAACGAAGTGAAAAACGATGTTCTGGTGAAATACCGCGAGATGTCATCGCCGCCAGAATCCTGA
- the csgF gene encoding curli production assembly/transport protein CsgF has product MRVVHAAIALMLIPSLSWAGNMTFQFRNPNFGGNPNNGSFLLNSAQAQNSYKDPSADDDFGIETPSALDNFTQAIQAQVLGGLLTNINTGKPGRMVTSDFIVDIANADGQMQLNVTDRKTGRTSTIQVAGLQNNSTDF; this is encoded by the coding sequence ATGCGTGTTGTCCATGCAGCTATTGCTTTAATGCTCATTCCATCGTTGAGCTGGGCCGGAAATATGACCTTCCAGTTCCGGAACCCTAACTTCGGTGGTAACCCCAATAACGGCTCTTTTCTTTTAAACTCGGCCCAGGCGCAAAACTCCTATAAGGATCCGAGCGCCGACGATGACTTCGGTATTGAGACCCCAAGCGCCCTGGATAACTTTACCCAGGCGATCCAGGCCCAGGTTCTGGGCGGATTATTGACCAACATCAACACCGGTAAACCGGGCCGTATGGTGACCAGCGACTTTATTGTCGATATCGCCAATGCGGACGGACAAATGCAGTTAAATGTCACGGACCGGAAAACGGGGAGAACGTCCACCATTCAGGTTGCTGGCTTGCAAAATAACTCTACCGACTTCTAA
- the csgE gene encoding curli production assembly/transport protein CsgE, which translates to MKRTMSWIAAAGFWLAAGNLHAVEVEVPGLLTDHTVSAVGHAFYREFSDKWESDYPGNLTINERPSARWGSWITITVNQDVIFQTFLFPTKKDLDQNVVFALAQTEEAINRLQIDKALLSTGDLAKDEF; encoded by the coding sequence ATGAAACGCACAATGAGTTGGATTGCCGCAGCAGGCTTTTGGCTTGCTGCCGGGAATCTGCATGCGGTTGAAGTTGAGGTTCCAGGATTGTTAACCGACCACACTGTCTCGGCAGTTGGACACGCTTTTTATCGCGAGTTCAGCGACAAATGGGAAAGTGACTATCCTGGGAACTTAACGATTAATGAACGGCCCAGTGCGCGATGGGGAAGTTGGATCACCATAACGGTCAATCAGGACGTTATATTCCAGACATTTTTATTCCCAACGAAAAAAGACCTCGATCAAAACGTGGTCTTCGCTCTGGCTCAAACCGAAGAAGCAATAAATCGTCTGCAGATCGATAAAGCTCTGCTCAGTACCGGCGATTTAGCGAAAGACGAATTTTAA
- the csgD gene encoding biofilm master transcriptional regulator CsgD gives MFNEVQSFHGQTLLLVTKPSLQATALLQHLKQSLTLSGKLHSIQRSFDDIAPGSIILFDMMEADKKLIQYWQDILSRKNNNIRVLLLNTPEEYPFRDIESWPHINGVFYVNEDETRVVDGLQGVLRGECYFSQKLASYLITHSGNYRYNSSESALLTHREKEILNKLRIGASNIEIARSLFISENTVKTHLYNLFKKIAVKNRTQAVSWANDNLRR, from the coding sequence ATGTTTAATGAAGTCCAAAGCTTTCATGGTCAGACATTATTGTTAGTGACCAAGCCTTCTTTACAGGCGACAGCCTTACTACAGCATTTAAAGCAAAGTCTTACATTGAGCGGAAAATTGCATAGCATTCAACGCTCTTTCGATGACATTGCGCCTGGCAGTATTATTCTTTTCGATATGATGGAAGCGGATAAAAAACTTATCCAATACTGGCAAGATATTTTAAGCAGAAAAAACAACAATATCCGTGTGCTATTGTTGAATACGCCTGAAGAGTATCCTTTCAGGGATATTGAAAGCTGGCCGCATATCAATGGTGTCTTTTATGTCAACGAGGACGAGACGCGCGTGGTTGATGGCCTGCAGGGCGTTCTGCGTGGTGAATGCTACTTTTCGCAAAAACTTGCCAGCTACCTCATAACGCATTCCGGAAATTATCGCTATAACAGTTCAGAGTCTGCGTTGCTGACCCATCGCGAAAAAGAGATTCTGAATAAATTACGCATCGGAGCTTCAAATATTGAAATCGCCCGTTCGTTATTTATCAGCGAAAATACGGTTAAGACCCATCTTTATAATCTTTTCAAGAAGATAGCTGTTAAAAACCGGACGCAGGCGGTTTCATGGGCGAACGATAACCTCAGGCGTTAA
- the csgB gene encoding curli minor subunit CsgB, giving the protein MKNKLLLMFTLLGAPGFVFATPDLAASEYNFAVNELSKSSYNQAAIIGQQGVNNNATVLQQGTKLLSVVSQEGGNNRANIEQSGSYNLAYVDQKGNSNSASINQGAYGNTAMIIQKGSGNRANITQYGTQKTAVVVQRQSQMAIRVIQR; this is encoded by the coding sequence ATGAAGAACAAGTTGTTATTGATGTTTACATTACTGGGTGCACCTGGATTTGTTTTCGCTACCCCTGATTTGGCAGCTTCAGAATACAATTTTGCGGTTAATGAATTGAGTAAATCATCCTATAACCAGGCCGCTATTATTGGACAGCAGGGCGTTAATAATAACGCAACTGTTCTCCAGCAGGGCACGAAATTGTTATCTGTCGTTTCCCAGGAAGGCGGAAATAATCGGGCGAACATTGAACAATCAGGCAGTTATAACCTTGCCTACGTTGATCAAAAAGGGAACTCGAACAGTGCGAGTATTAATCAAGGTGCATATGGTAATACCGCAATGATTATTCAGAAAGGTTCTGGTAACAGAGCGAATATTACGCAGTACGGTACGCAAAAAACGGCAGTTGTAGTGCAGAGACAGTCACAAATGGCGATTCGCGTAATCCAACGCTAG
- the csgA gene encoding curli major subunit CsgA produces MKLLKVAVIAAIVVSGSAMAGSIPQWGNNHGGGNNGGNNVSPETLTVYQYGGRNNVDALQSDARGSEITVTQNGFGNDADLSQGADNSEIDLNQRGQGNEATISQWSGRDLTANVRQSGGRNEVSLNQTSNGATANITQVGFGNTVTAGQY; encoded by the coding sequence ATGAAACTTTTAAAAGTGGCAGTAATTGCAGCAATCGTGGTTTCTGGCAGTGCTATGGCTGGCTCCATTCCACAATGGGGCAATAATCATGGCGGCGGCAACAATGGTGGAAATAACGTTAGCCCAGAAACCCTGACTGTTTATCAGTACGGTGGTCGTAACAACGTAGACGCTTTGCAGAGCGACGCTCGTGGGTCTGAAATCACCGTAACTCAGAACGGTTTCGGTAACGATGCTGACCTGTCACAGGGCGCTGATAACAGCGAAATCGACCTGAACCAGCGTGGCCAGGGTAACGAAGCGACCATCAGCCAGTGGAGTGGTCGTGACCTCACCGCTAACGTTCGTCAGTCTGGTGGTCGTAACGAAGTGAGTCTGAATCAGACCTCTAACGGTGCTACCGCTAACATCACTCAGGTTGGCTTCGGCAACACCGTTACAGCTGGCCAGTACTAA
- the csgC gene encoding curli assembly chaperone CsgC codes for MNTLLLLAALTSQITFQTATEGEMLTIIPQVTVTEPCLCQVQILTSRSGPGGQSTSRQQNTVSLPANKTVNLSRMTVNSGPNDKVNVIVTVSDGKSLHLSQQWPPSKA; via the coding sequence ATGAATACACTTTTACTGCTTGCTGCGCTCACCAGCCAGATTACCTTTCAGACGGCCACTGAAGGCGAAATGTTGACCATTATTCCTCAGGTAACGGTGACCGAACCCTGTTTATGCCAGGTGCAGATCCTCACCTCGCGCAGCGGACCCGGTGGGCAGAGTACCTCGCGGCAGCAAAATACCGTCTCATTACCGGCTAATAAAACGGTCAATCTTTCCCGAATGACCGTTAACTCGGGACCCAACGACAAAGTGAATGTCATTGTTACGGTGTCGGATGGCAAATCACTGCACCTGTCGCAGCAGTGGCCGCCGTCAAAAGCATAA
- a CDS encoding type 1 fimbrial protein has translation MLLASSMPVDSPARGLSYYHQGRFSLRIAPMISSRIKLSAALVMAVTFTPAYAATVIHFTGQVVEDPCVISPASHTISVTCPQNTKMHTQQVSYSDALYGAAVTDRATISMKYINPEKSLAIVQVDYR, from the coding sequence ATGTTGCTGGCATCGTCGATGCCAGTCGACAGCCCAGCCCGGGGCCTGTCTTATTATCATCAAGGACGATTTTCATTAAGGATCGCACCGATGATCTCGTCCCGTATCAAACTTTCCGCCGCGCTCGTGATGGCGGTGACGTTCACCCCGGCTTATGCCGCGACAGTCATCCATTTCACCGGACAGGTTGTCGAAGATCCCTGCGTGATCTCCCCGGCGTCGCACACCATTTCGGTGACCTGTCCGCAGAATACAAAAATGCATACCCAACAGGTGAGCTATTCAGATGCCTTATATGGGGCTGCTGTAACGGATCGCGCGACCATCAGTATGAAGTACATTAACCCTGAAAAATCGTTGGCTATTGTTCAGGTGGATTACCGCTAA
- the ymdB gene encoding O-acetyl-ADP-ribose deacetylase, which yields MNSRIEVFLGDITTLHVDVVVNAANPSLMGGGGVDGAIHRAAGPALLEACKVVRQQQGECAPGQAVITLAGDLPAKAVIHTVGPVWHGGDRHEARILEEAYRNSLNLAAANGYRTLAFPAISTGVYGYPRAAAAEIAVNTVSDYLTRKPLPERVYFVCYDEENARLYKRLLTQRGQETDA from the coding sequence ATGAACTCGCGTATTGAAGTTTTTCTCGGTGATATCACCACCCTGCATGTCGATGTGGTGGTCAATGCCGCCAATCCCTCGTTGATGGGCGGTGGCGGCGTGGATGGCGCCATTCACCGGGCGGCCGGGCCCGCACTGCTGGAGGCCTGCAAGGTGGTACGTCAGCAGCAGGGCGAATGCGCGCCGGGCCAGGCGGTCATTACTCTGGCAGGCGACCTGCCAGCCAAAGCGGTGATCCACACCGTTGGCCCCGTCTGGCATGGAGGCGATCGTCATGAAGCCCGGATCCTGGAAGAGGCTTATCGCAACAGCCTGAACCTGGCGGCAGCCAACGGCTATCGCACCCTCGCATTCCCGGCAATCAGCACCGGCGTGTACGGTTATCCGCGTGCCGCAGCGGCAGAAATCGCCGTTAATACGGTTTCGGATTATCTCACCCGCAAGCCTCTGCCGGAGCGGGTATACTTTGTCTGCTATGATGAAGAAAATGCCCGGCTATACAAGCGACTGCTTACCCAACGAGGTCAGGAAACCGACGCATAA
- a CDS encoding phospholipase D family protein, whose amino-acid sequence MKKMPGYTSDCLPNEVRKPTHNTRLGRAIAPVSSAHPGLCGLLPLDNSLDAFACRYRLAEMAEKTLDVQYYIWEDDMSGRLLFSVLLSAAMRGVRVRLLLDDNNTQGLDAILRLLDAHPNFSVRLFNPFSFRTLRALGYLTDFARLNRRMHNKSFTVDGEVTIVGGRNIGDAYFGAGEEPLFSDLDVMATGPVVQDVADDFERYWNCASVSTLQQVLELSETEIEDKIHPPEEWYRDDITRRYLDKLQSSEFITRLEAGNLPLIWAKTRLLSDDPRKGQGRAKRHSLLPQRLLDVMGSPVEQIAIISAYFVPTRAGVALLLQMVRKGVKVAIMTNSLAANDVAVVHAGYARWRKKLLRHGIELYELKPTQDGVPVVHDRGITGNSGSSLHAKTFSIDGEKVFIGSLNFDPRSTMLNTEMGFVIESEVLARLIHTRFVRSQRHEAWQIKLDSLGRLNWIERKDGEEIVHTKEPKTRFWQRMLVRLAYWLPVEWLL is encoded by the coding sequence ATGAAGAAAATGCCCGGCTATACAAGCGACTGCTTACCCAACGAGGTCAGGAAACCGACGCATAACACGCGACTTGGGCGCGCTATTGCGCCGGTTAGCTCTGCTCATCCTGGCCTTTGTGGTCTTCTCCCTCTTGATAACAGTCTTGACGCCTTCGCCTGCCGCTACCGGCTGGCGGAGATGGCGGAAAAGACCCTCGATGTGCAGTATTACATCTGGGAAGATGACATGTCCGGAAGACTGTTGTTTTCCGTGTTGCTCTCCGCCGCCATGCGCGGCGTGCGGGTGCGTCTGCTGCTGGATGACAACAATACGCAGGGGCTGGACGCTATCCTGCGCCTGCTGGACGCACATCCTAATTTCTCCGTTCGTCTGTTTAACCCTTTCTCATTTCGCACCCTGCGCGCCCTTGGTTACCTCACGGACTTCGCCCGACTCAACCGGCGAATGCATAACAAGAGTTTTACCGTGGACGGGGAGGTCACTATTGTTGGTGGCAGAAATATCGGGGATGCCTATTTTGGCGCGGGCGAGGAGCCTTTATTCTCCGATCTGGATGTGATGGCAACAGGTCCGGTAGTTCAGGACGTGGCCGATGATTTTGAACGCTACTGGAACTGCGCCTCGGTTTCCACGCTCCAGCAGGTGCTGGAGCTGTCGGAGACCGAGATCGAAGATAAAATTCACCCGCCTGAAGAGTGGTATCGGGACGATATCACCCGCCGCTATCTGGATAAACTCCAGTCCAGCGAGTTTATTACCCGCCTCGAGGCCGGTAATTTGCCGCTGATCTGGGCGAAAACCCGGTTGCTCAGTGACGATCCGCGTAAAGGGCAGGGCAGGGCAAAACGCCATTCGCTGCTGCCGCAGCGTTTGCTGGACGTCATGGGCTCGCCGGTGGAGCAAATTGCGATTATCTCCGCCTATTTTGTTCCGACCCGGGCGGGGGTAGCCCTGCTGCTGCAGATGGTACGTAAAGGGGTAAAAGTCGCCATTATGACCAATTCCCTGGCGGCTAACGATGTCGCCGTGGTGCATGCAGGCTATGCCCGCTGGCGCAAGAAGCTGTTGCGCCACGGCATTGAACTGTACGAACTTAAGCCGACCCAGGATGGCGTACCGGTGGTGCACGACCGCGGTATTACCGGGAACTCCGGTTCCAGCCTGCATGCCAAGACGTTCAGTATCGACGGTGAGAAAGTGTTTATTGGTTCGCTTAATTTTGATCCCCGGTCAACCATGCTTAATACCGAGATGGGCTTTGTCATTGAAAGCGAGGTGCTGGCGAGACTGATCCATACCCGTTTTGTCCGCAGTCAACGCCATGAGGCCTGGCAGATAAAGCTGGACAGTCTGGGACGACTGAACTGGATTGAGCGCAAGGATGGAGAGGAAATTGTGCACACAAAGGAACCCAAAACCCGTTTCTGGCAGCGGATGCTGGTGCGGCTGGCCTACTGGCTACCCGTAGAGTGGCTGCTGTAA
- the mdoC gene encoding glucans biosynthesis protein MdoC: MSTVPAQREYFLDSIRAWLMLLGIPFHISLIYSSHVWHVNSAESSWWLTLFNDFIHSFRMQVFFVISGYFSYMLFLRYPLKRWWKVRVERVGIPMLTAIPLLTLPQFIMLQYVKGKADTWHNLSLYEKYNTLAWELISHLWFLLVLVVMTTVCLWLFSRMRRHLSTRTETFFANISWGKLSILFLLLGIAYAALRRTLLMVYSPILSDGLFNFVVMQTLFYLPFFMIGALAFVHPKLKALFTTPSRGCTLGAALAFVAYLLNQRYGSGDAWMYETESVITMLLGLWMVNVVFALGHRLLNFKSARVTYFVNASLFIYLVHHPLTLFFGAYITPHISSNLLGFICGLVFVVGIAIALYEIHLRIPLLRFLFSGKPASKPNNTPQATS, translated from the coding sequence ATGAGTACCGTACCCGCACAACGCGAATATTTCCTTGATTCTATTCGGGCCTGGCTCATGCTGCTGGGGATCCCATTTCACATCTCATTGATCTATTCGAGCCACGTCTGGCACGTCAATAGCGCCGAGTCCTCGTGGTGGCTGACGCTATTCAACGATTTTATCCATTCCTTCCGGATGCAGGTCTTTTTCGTTATTTCGGGCTATTTTTCCTACATGCTTTTTCTGCGCTACCCGCTTAAACGGTGGTGGAAAGTGCGCGTCGAGCGCGTCGGCATCCCGATGCTCACCGCTATTCCCCTGCTCACGCTGCCGCAATTTATTATGCTGCAGTACGTAAAAGGCAAAGCGGATACCTGGCACAACCTGTCGCTGTACGAAAAATACAACACCCTCGCCTGGGAACTGATCTCGCACCTGTGGTTCCTGCTGGTGCTGGTGGTGATGACCACGGTCTGCCTGTGGCTGTTCAGCCGCATGCGCCGCCATCTCAGTACCCGGACGGAGACGTTTTTTGCCAACATCAGCTGGGGCAAACTGTCGATTCTGTTTTTACTGCTGGGCATTGCCTATGCTGCGCTGCGCCGCACGCTGTTAATGGTTTACTCGCCGATCCTCAGCGACGGTCTGTTTAATTTTGTGGTGATGCAGACGCTCTTCTATCTTCCTTTCTTTATGATTGGCGCGCTGGCATTTGTGCATCCCAAACTGAAAGCCCTGTTCACTACCCCATCGCGCGGCTGCACCCTCGGGGCGGCGCTGGCGTTTGTCGCCTATCTGCTGAATCAGCGTTATGGCAGCGGTGATGCGTGGATGTATGAAACCGAAAGCGTGATCACCATGCTGCTGGGGCTGTGGATGGTAAATGTGGTCTTTGCCCTGGGGCACCGCCTGCTGAACTTTAAATCCGCGCGCGTGACCTATTTTGTCAACGCCTCGCTGTTTATCTATCTGGTGCATCACCCGTTGACGCTGTTCTTTGGCGCTTATATCACGCCGCATATCAGCTCAAATCTGCTGGGCTTTATCTGCGGGCTGGTGTTCGTGGTCGGTATTGCGATTGCGCTGTATGAAATTCATCTGCGTATTCCGCTGCTGCGCTTCTTATTTTCCGGTAAACCGGCCAGCAAACCCAATAACACCCCGCAGGCCACCAGCTAA
- the mdoG gene encoding glucans biosynthesis protein MdoG, with the protein MMKMRWLGAAVLLSLYTSSALAFTIDDVAKQAKSMAGKGYEAPKSNLPSVFRDMKYADYQQIQFNHDKAYWNKIKTPFKLEFYHQGMYFDTPVTINEVTANAVRKIKYSPDYFNFGNVQHDKDTVKDLGFAGFKVLYPINSKDKNDEIVSMLGASYFRVIGGGQVYGLSARGLAIDTALPSGEEFPRFREFWIERPKPTDKRLTIYALLDSPRATGAYRFVIIPGRDTVVDVQSKVYLRDKVGKLGVAPLTSMFLFGPNQPSSATNFRPELHDSNGLSILAGNGEWIWRPLNNPKHLAVSSFSMENPQGFGLLQRGRQFSRFEDLDDRYDLRPSAWITPKGEWGKGKVELVEIPTNDETNDNIVAYWTPDQLPEAGKEMNFNYSITMSRDEDKLHAPENAYVLQTRRSTGDVKQSNLIRQPDGTIAFVVDFTGQEMAKLAPETPVTAQASIGDNGEIVENNVRYNPVTKGWRLTLRVKLKDAKQPTEMRASLVNADQPLSETWSYQLPANE; encoded by the coding sequence ATGATGAAAATGCGTTGGTTAGGGGCAGCCGTCTTGTTGTCTCTGTATACCTCATCGGCCCTGGCCTTTACCATCGACGACGTCGCAAAACAGGCAAAATCGATGGCGGGTAAAGGGTACGAAGCGCCAAAAAGTAACTTGCCCTCCGTTTTCCGCGACATGAAATATGCGGACTATCAGCAGATCCAGTTTAATCACGATAAAGCGTACTGGAATAAGATTAAGACCCCATTCAAGCTTGAGTTTTATCATCAGGGGATGTACTTCGACACGCCTGTTACTATTAATGAAGTGACAGCCAATGCGGTACGTAAGATCAAGTACAGCCCGGATTATTTTAATTTCGGCAATGTGCAACACGATAAAGACACCGTGAAAGATCTGGGCTTTGCGGGCTTTAAAGTGCTTTATCCTATCAACAGTAAAGATAAGAACGACGAAATTGTCAGCATGCTGGGGGCGAGCTATTTCCGCGTGATCGGCGGCGGCCAGGTGTACGGCCTCTCTGCGCGTGGTCTGGCGATCGATACCGCCCTGCCTTCCGGGGAAGAGTTCCCTCGTTTTCGCGAGTTCTGGATTGAGCGTCCAAAACCGACCGACAAACGCCTGACTATCTATGCCCTGCTGGATTCTCCGCGTGCGACCGGTGCCTATCGTTTCGTCATTATTCCGGGCCGAGACACCGTGGTTGACGTGCAGTCAAAAGTCTATCTGCGCGATAAAGTCGGCAAGCTGGGCGTTGCGCCATTAACCAGTATGTTCCTGTTCGGGCCTAACCAGCCGTCGTCCGCCACCAACTTCCGCCCGGAACTGCATGACTCTAACGGTCTGTCGATTCTTGCCGGGAACGGCGAGTGGATCTGGCGTCCGCTGAACAACCCGAAACATCTGGCGGTAAGCAGCTTCAGCATGGAAAACCCACAGGGGTTCGGCCTGCTGCAGCGCGGTCGTCAGTTCTCTCGCTTTGAAGATCTGGACGATCGTTACGATCTGCGCCCAAGCGCCTGGATCACCCCGAAAGGCGAGTGGGGCAAAGGTAAAGTTGAGCTGGTAGAGATCCCGACCAACGACGAAACCAACGACAACATCGTCGCGTACTGGACGCCGGATCAGCTTCCGGAAGCCGGGAAAGAGATGAACTTCAACTACTCCATCACCATGAGCCGCGATGAAGACAAACTGCATGCGCCAGAAAACGCGTATGTGCTGCAGACGCGCCGTTCAACCGGTGACGTGAAGCAGTCGAATCTTATCCGTCAGCCGGATGGCACTATCGCGTTCGTGGTGGACTTCACCGGTCAGGAGATGGCTAAACTGGCGCCGGAAACCCCGGTCACCGCGCAGGCAAGCATCGGTGATAACGGTGAAATCGTTGAAAACAACGTGCGTTATAACCCGGTCACTAAAGGCTGGCGTTTAACCCTGCGTGTGAAACTGAAAGACGCGAAACAACCGACTGAGATGCGTGCCTCTCTGGTGAACGCTGACCAGCCGCTGAGTGAAACCTGGAGCTATCAGCTACCTGCCAATGAATAA